From a single Silene latifolia isolate original U9 population chromosome 6, ASM4854445v1, whole genome shotgun sequence genomic region:
- the LOC141658978 gene encoding serine/arginine-rich splicing factor SR45a-like, whose product MSHSRDESRSASPDASASPGTTCHRPRSRSRSKSLPRRSRSRSVDVSNPGNNLYVTGLSMRVTSDDLEKFFSKEGKVLECNLVKDPHTKESRGFAFITMETVEGAERCPKNQSLCSSRPTNHKWRRQKGLVEGLQLLVDTRV is encoded by the exons ATGTCACATTCAAGGGATGAAAg TAGGTCAGCTTCACCAGATGCGTCTGCCTCCCCAGGCACTACCTGTCACCGACCTCGGTCTAGGTCTAGGTCAAAGTCATTGCCCAGACGCAGTCGTTCTAG GAGTGTTGATGTTTCGAATCCCGGAAATAACTTGTATGTGACTGGTTTGTCGATGAGGGTTACCAGCGATGATCTTGAGAAGTTCTTTAGCAAGGAGGGGAAG GTCCTTGAATGCAATTTAGTTAAGGATCCTCATACCAAAGAATCTCGTGGCTTTGCTTTCATCACTATGGAGACTGTTGAAGGAGCGGAAAGATGTCCGAAGAATCAATCGCTCTGTTCTTCAAGGCCGACTAATCACAAGTGGAGAAG GCAAAAAGGTCTCGTGGAAGGACTCCAACTCCTGGTCGATACCAGGGTCTGA
- the LOC141588646 gene encoding uncharacterized protein LOC141588646, whose amino-acid sequence MANALPVGSEFLRRKMNWRSSCTLCDGSSPCVESISHLFRDCSFAKALWLGCPLGLKITGGVDIDARVWVINWVTYFLSGPDPNSLIFPLIATLWRIWCCRNDMVFKNRRPWPMSALLSIHGDIQCMKEAVCSKDASPLRASLLDSSPDFGLVKRIRNSFPYWIVGGPRCGNVCTVKCDAAWRDDRSAGMRWCLLDGNGILRNTAHARSFASSALHAEGHAAIMALRWALDEGYLHVRLVTDCLNLVLQAAGAEKPIAFINCIIHDIKSIASHFHCCSLSFCPRGVNRIAHNLAQRALV is encoded by the coding sequence ATGGCTAATGCCCTTCCGGTGGGTTCTGAATTCCTTAGACGAAAAATGAATTGGCGCTCCTCTTGTACTCTTTGTGATGGCTCTTCTCCCTGTGTGGAATCTATTTCTCACCTGTTTAGAGATTGTAGCTTTGCAAAGGCTTTATGGCTTGGCTGCCCTTTAGGTCTTAAAATCACGGGAGGAGTGGACATTGATGCTAGGGTTTGGGTCATTAACTGGGTTACTTATTTCCTAAGTGGCCCAGATCCTAACTCCCTCATTTTCCCCCTAATCGCTACCCTATGGAGAATTTGGTGTTGCAGGAATGATATGGTCTTCAAGAATCGTCGCCCCTGGCCTATGAGTGCTCTTCTTTCTATTCATGGTGACATTCAGTGTATGAAGGAGGCTGTGTGCAGTAAGGATGCTAGCCCCCTTCGAGCGTCCTTGCTGGACTCCTCCCCTGATTTTGGGTTAGTTAAGAGGATTAGAAACTCCTTCCCCTATTGGATTGTTGGTGGACCTAGGTGCGGAAATGTTTGTACCGTCAAGTGTGATGCTGCTTGGAGGGATGATAGAAGTGCTGGCATGAGGTGGTGTTTATTGGATGGTAATGGGATCTTAAGGAATACTGCTCACGCTCGCTCGTTTGCCTCTTCTGCCTTGCATGCCGAAGGACATGCAGCTATCATGGCGCTAAGATGGGCTTTGGACGAGGGGTATCTTCATGTTAGACTTGTTACAGATTGTCTTAACTTGGTTTTGCAGGCTGCGGGAGCGGAGAAGCCAATTGCATTTATCAACTGCATTATCCATGATATTAAGTCTATTGCGTCTCACTTTCATTGTTGCTCTCTTAGTTTCTGTCCTAGGGGAGTGAATAGGATAGCTCATAATCTTGCTCAGAGAGCTCTTGTGTAA
- the LOC141587245 gene encoding uncharacterized protein LOC141587245 isoform X1, whose amino-acid sequence MVSKDFIQKMETRQNYRNLWHTDLVNAVQADTPYCCFATFCSPCASYLLRKRALYNDMTRYVCCGGYMPCSGRCGESRCPEFCLATEVFCCFANSVASTRFMLQDEFNIQTTQCDNCIIGFMFCLNQVACIFSIVAMIVGSEEISQASHILNLLSDVVYCSVCACMQTQHKVEMDKRDGMFGSQPMAVPPVQGMSRIDQPYPPTVGYPPAQPQPAYGYPPAQPQPVYGYPPPGAAPPQGYPPAYPPQGYPPSGYPK is encoded by the exons ATGGTGTCAAAGGATTTCATTCAAAAAATGGAGACGAGACAGAACTATCGTAATCTTTGGCACACTGATCTCGTTAACGCTGTTCAAGCCGATACTCCCT ATTGCTGCTTCGCGACCTTCTG TTCACCATGTGCATCATATCTGCTTCGGAAACGCGCTCTTTATAATGATATGACAAG ATATGTGTGCTGTGGAGGTTATATGCCTTGCAGTGGGCGGTGTGGAGAGAGTCGCTGCCCTGAATTTTGTCTTGCTACTGAG GTTTTCTGCTGCTTTGCAAATTCTGTGGCCTCTACCCGTTTTATGTTGCAGGATGAGTTCAACATTCAGACAACACAGTGTGACAACTGCATCATT GGTTTCATGTTCTGCCTGAACCAAGTTGCATGTATATTTTCTATTGTTGCTATGATTGTTGGGAGTGAAGAAATTTCACAAGCATCTCACATATTGAACCTCCTTTCTGATGTAGTTTACTGCTC GGTCTGCGCGTGCATGCAG ACACAACACAAGGTTGAAATGGACAAACGTGATGGCATGTTTGGTTCACAGCCAATGGCAGTGCCTCCAGTTCAAGGGATGTCTCGGATTGATCAGCCCTATCCTCCCACTGTAGGGTATCCTCCCGCTCAACCTCAACCAGCCTACGGGTATCCTCCAGCTCAACCCCAACCAGTCTATGGGTATCCTCCTCCTGGGGCGGCTCCACCTCAAGGATATCCACCAGCTTATCCTCCTCAAGGCTACCCCCCATCTGGGTACCCCAAGTGA
- the LOC141587245 gene encoding uncharacterized protein LOC141587245 isoform X2 has protein sequence MVSKDFIQKMETRQNYRNLWHTDLVNAVQADTPYCCFATFCSPCASYLLRKRALYNDMTRYVCCGGYMPCSGRCGESRCPEFCLATEVFCCFANSVASTRFMLQDEFNIQTTQCDNCIIGFMFCLNQVACIFSIVAMIVGSEEISQASHILNLLSDVVYCSYIAKCCRHNTRLKWTNVMACLVHSQWQCLQFKGCLGLISPILPL, from the exons ATGGTGTCAAAGGATTTCATTCAAAAAATGGAGACGAGACAGAACTATCGTAATCTTTGGCACACTGATCTCGTTAACGCTGTTCAAGCCGATACTCCCT ATTGCTGCTTCGCGACCTTCTG TTCACCATGTGCATCATATCTGCTTCGGAAACGCGCTCTTTATAATGATATGACAAG ATATGTGTGCTGTGGAGGTTATATGCCTTGCAGTGGGCGGTGTGGAGAGAGTCGCTGCCCTGAATTTTGTCTTGCTACTGAG GTTTTCTGCTGCTTTGCAAATTCTGTGGCCTCTACCCGTTTTATGTTGCAGGATGAGTTCAACATTCAGACAACACAGTGTGACAACTGCATCATT GGTTTCATGTTCTGCCTGAACCAAGTTGCATGTATATTTTCTATTGTTGCTATGATTGTTGGGAGTGAAGAAATTTCACAAGCATCTCACATATTGAACCTCCTTTCTGATGTAGTTTACTGCTCGTAT ATTGCCAAATGTTGCAGACACAACACAAGGTTGAAATGGACAAACGTGATGGCATGTTTGGTTCACAGCCAATGGCAGTGCCTCCAGTTCAAGGGATGTCTCGGATTGATCAGCCCTATCCTCCCACTGTAG